The genomic region GGCGACCCACTCAGCGGGATCAGCGCGACGACCCCGGGTGGCGCCCCCGTTGAGGTGACGGTCGAGTCGCTGCGCTGGGCCGACAAGTGGTTGCCGATGTTCGCCGGTACCCAGGCGATCCAGGGCCTCGGTCCCGATTGGCAGTACGACCGCTCGCTCTCGACGGTCTACCGCGAGCAGGAGCAGAACCCGAAGTCCTACCGCTTGCTCACCTCCTTCGAGATGCCGACCGCCGCAGACCTGCGCACCGACACGGTGACGCCGACCGCAGAGCTCCTTGACACCACCGGCATCCCCGATTCGGTTCGGAACACCGCGGCCAACGTGGTGGCCGGCCAGCAGACGCCGTTCGCCAAGGCCGATGCTCTGCTGAAGTACTTCACGAATCCCGCCAACGGTTTCACCTACTCGTTGCAGGTTCCCCCCGGCAGCAGCGGCAACCAGCTCGCCGACTTCCTGGAGAACAAGCAGGGGTACTGCGAGCAGTACGCATCGGCGATGGCGGCGATGCTGCGCACCGTCGGGATTCCGTCGCGGGTCGCTGTCGGTTTCACCCAGGGTGAGCTGAAGAACGACGGGACGCGGGTCATCACCACCAACGACGCGCACGCCTGGGTGGAGGTCCGCTTCGACGAACACGGGTGGGTGCGGTTCGATCCCACTCCGCTGACCGGTGGGACCGGTCGCGAGAACGGCTTCACCGAAGGCGGCACCGGTTCCGGCGACGGCACCGGCGATACGAGTTCGGCGTCCGAGACGGTCGGCCCGTCCACGGAGACGAGCGTGGACACCACCGGTCGCGGCGACCAGCAGCCGGGTCTTAATCCCGACGACGGCGGCACCGACAGCTCGAGCACGACCGCGGCCCAGGTCGCCGAACCCGCGACGCCGACCGGTCTGGCCGCGGTCCCGCGCTGGGTGTGGTGGGGCCTCGGACTGGTCGCGCTGCTGGTGGTGCTCGCGATGGTCCCCGGCCTGGTCCGCGGTCAACGGCGGCGCAACAGGGTGCAGGTGGCGAGCAGCGGCGGACCGGGCGCCGCGACTGCGGCCTGGGCGGAGATCGAGGATCTGATGCTCGACCACCGGGTGGCCTTGATCCCGACCGAATCCACTCGGACGACCGCCAACCGGGTTGCGAAGGTGGGCGGACTGAACCAGGCCGGCCGGACCCAGCTCCGCTCGCTGGTGATCGCTGCCGAGCAGCAGTGGTATGCCGACGGGCACTCCTCGGTGGCGGTCGCGGCACCACCGCAGGAGGATCTGGCCCCAGCGATCCAAGCCGTCCGCGCCGGACTGACCCAGGCGATCCCGCTCCGAGCCGCCGAGCGTTGGCTTCCGAGAAGCCTGCGGCCCCGGGTCTGAGCCGACTCTGTGCCGGTCCCGCGACTTCTGAGGTGATCGAGCAAGAGAGGAACGAACGCGTCGAGATCCCGGAGTCCCGGTGATCTGGCGAGGTCCCTGCGTTGACCTGACGGGGTCTCGACGCACTTCGTTTGCTCGACCACCTGGGAAACGCGAGCGGGCGAAGAAGAAGGAAGGTCCGACGCATTCAGAACATCAACGCGGCGGAGCTGGGAGATGCCCGCCCGGGACCTACTCCTGCTCGTCGAACCTACGACGCAGGCGCTCTTCCAGCTTCGACGAGACGGTGCCGGCGGGCTTGGGCTTCGCCGGGGTGACGGTGGCGTTCTTGCCGCGGCCAGGAATTCCGAAGACGAACAGACCGGCGCCGGCGACCATGGCCAGGAAGCCGATCACCGAGACGATCACGCCGAGGGTGAGCACACTCTGGGTGGTGATGACGCCGACGACCAGGCAGACCAACCCGACGACGAACACCGCAGCAGCAGCGATCGGCCGACGACGACGGATCCGCGTGACGTCGACCGACGTGGCGAACTTCGGGTCGTCGTCGTAGAGCGCGCGTTCGATCTGGTCGAACATGTGCTGCTCGTGCTCGGAGAGCGGCATGGTCCCTCCTCGGGCGTCGGGTGTCACGGCCGGGAGGTCGTGGCCCCGTCAAGATGATGAATTGGTGCGGGTTCTTCCGTGCTGAAATCGGATGCTGATCCACCCGGCCGGTACTCGGCTGCCAGGTGGAGCGGGACCTGCTGTCCACAGTACGAGCAACCGAGCCCGTCCACTACCTACTCTGCCAACCCGTTATGGCGAATCTGCCCATCAGGGGACTCTCCCGGCATCACTCGGGGGGCTCTGGTCCGATCGTGCCGGGGTGCAGACACCGCCAACAGGCTCGCCGGACGGATCGCCGCGGACCCGAACCGGGCGGCCACCTCGTCGACCGTCGTCTCCGCCCTGCGCCAGTCTGCATCGATCAGGGACGCCATCGGATCGACGTCGAACGCGAGTTGCGCCGATGCCTCGCCCGGCAGCACCAGCCCCTCGAGCCGGACGCCCACCAGTCGGACGGGGCGAGTGGCGCCCAGCGTGTCGAGCAGGCCGACAACGGCGGCGTGGATGTCGCGACTCAGATCGAGCGGCTCGGCGAGGGTGACCGATCGGAAGACGGTGCTGAAGTCGTCGTAGCGGACCTTGAGGGCCACCGTCCGCCCCCGGACGCCACCCGCTCTGGCTCTGCGCGCGGTGCGGTCTGCGAGCGCCAACAGCTCACGGTCCAGGATCCGCCGGTCCGCCGTGTCCACAGCGAAGGTCGTCTCGGCGCCGATGGATGCCTCGGCCACGTCCGTGGTCACCGATCGTCCGTCGATCCCGTTCGCCAAATCGTGCAGCTTGCTACCGGCAGCCTGGCCGATCTGCTTGACCAGCCACGATCGGGAGGTCGCGGCGATGTCGCCGACGGTGGTCAGACCGAGGGCGAGCAACGCCTTCTCCTGGGCCGGCCCCACTCCCCACAGCGCCCGGACCGGGAGCGGCCGGAGCAGCTGCTCCACCTCGCCAGGGGGGACCACCAGCAGCCCGTCGGGTTTGGCCAGACCGGAGGAGAGCTTGGCGACGAACTTGGTGGCGGCGGCGCCCACAGTGGCGACGAGCCCCAGCTCGTCGGCGATCCGCTGACGCAGTCGGATCGCGATCTGCACCGGACGTCCCTGGCCCCGACCCGCCCCGGACACGTCCAGGAACGCCTCGTCGACCGAGAGCGGTTCGACCAGCGGTGTCACGTCGCGGAACATCGACATCACCTGGTCGGAGACCTCGCTGTAGAGGCCGTGCTCCGGGGGCACCACGACGATCCCGGGGCAGAGCGCACGCGCTCGTCCGGTCGGTATCCCGGAGCGCACCCCGGTGGCGCGCGCCGCGTAGGTGGCGGACAGGACGACGCTGCGCGGACCTGTCCCGGCAACCATCATCGGACGACCGCGCAGTTCCGGGTGACGACGCAGCTCGACCAGGGCGAAGAAGGCGTCCATGTCGACGTGCAGAATCGTGCAGGCCGAGTCATCCACCGACTCGGGATCCTCCGTCGTCCGACGGCGAGACGTGCTCGTCCCCATCAGCAGCATCCACTCCTGCGCGCCACGCGAACCGCTCCCACCGGGAGCGGGGCGCCGTCGTCGCCCCGGACCGCCAGCCTAGTGCCGCTCAGCCCGAGCGATCCTGGCGCGCGCTGATCAACGATTCGACCAGATCGATGAACTCGCCGGTCTGCCGGATCAGATCGTCGGTCTCCCGCACCCCGATCGCCCGGCCGATCCCGGCTTCCGCCAACTGGCGCTTGCCGATCCCCGCCCGGTAGAACGCGGCCCACTCGGCGAGCTCCGGCGCGACCCGCTCGAGCAGATCCCACACGTTGCCGCGGCCACCTGCCCGGCTGGGCCGGACACGTGCTGCGTTCGAGGCGCTTGCGGCAGTGCGACCGGACGAGGGGCTCGCACGTACCGCCAGCAGAGCTGCGGCGGCACGCAGACCGGCCAGGTGCGCCGCGGCGTAGCGGTCGGCGGTGCCGGTGGCCCGGATGGCGGACCCGAGCCCCCGACCTGCGTCGGCAATCAGTTCGCGGGCAGCAGCCTGACCGACCGGACCTCCGGCGGGACCGGACGGACTCGGCCTGCTCGCCGTCCGTCGACCGCGACCGGGCCCTCGGTTCTGCGTCGAGCTCTCGGCTCGGGACGACGATCTGGTCACCATGCAGTTCCTCCACTCACCGTGCACCCGCACCCCGGAACGTCGTGCGATGCGTCAACCTGGCGGCGTCGTTGTCGAACACCTGTTCGATACAGTACGCCCGCATCACTGCCCCGTCCAGGGTTCCGTCCGGCTCCGCGGCCTGCGTCGTCCGCGACGCGTCAGCCCTGCTCGGCAGGTCGGGAACGGCGAAACGTGATGTCATGGAGTGATGGTGTCCCACCACTCCGACAGTCATGCCCGGACGGTGAGCGCCAACCAGGGACTCTCGCTGTGCCCGGTCGACGCCGAGGGCTTCCTGGCGCTGGTGGACGAGTTCATCGGGATCTACTCCGCGGCCATGGGATACCCCGCCGAGCAGGCTTCCGCGCGCCGTCAGCTCTGGGAACAGCACGCGCTGCGCGCCGGGTTCAGCTGTGTGGCCGTCTTCGACCGCTGCGGGCATCCGGTGGCCTTCGCCTACGGCTACTCGGGTCGCCGCGGACAGTGGTGGAACACCGAGGTGGCCAGGGGTGTGCGCGGCACCCCGGCCGAGGCGTGGTTGGCCGACTATGCCGAGCTCACGGAGTTGCACGTCCGCCCGGACCACCAGGGCCAGGGGCTCGGCGAGCGGACCCTCCGCGCCTTCCTCGCCTCGCGGACCGAGCCCCAGGTGCTGCTGTCGACGCCGGAGGGCGACAACCGGGCCTGGCGGTTGTACCGCCGGCTGGGTTTCCAGGACGTGTTGCGCAGCTACCGGTTCACCGGTGACGGTCGGCCCTTCGGGATCCTCGGGCTGGTCCTGCCGGTCTGATCCGGGTCGGCGCGCGGCACCCTGCCCGCTCGAGACGCGAGCGGTGACTCAGGAGCGCGGGTCGTCCTCGACGGGCTCGGTGGTCCGATCCGGTTCGCCGGTGTGTCTGACCGTGTCCCGATAGGCCTCCCGGACCACCAGGTGCGCTGACACCGGTGCGGTGAACAGCTGCAGCACGACGATCAGCACCAGTTGCCCGATCACCGCCCAGGTCCCCAGTCG from Nakamurella sp. A5-74 harbors:
- a CDS encoding SAV_6107 family HEPN domain-containing protein; translated protein: MVTRSSSRAESSTQNRGPGRGRRTASRPSPSGPAGGPVGQAAARELIADAGRGLGSAIRATGTADRYAAAHLAGLRAAAALLAVRASPSSGRTAASASNAARVRPSRAGGRGNVWDLLERVAPELAEWAAFYRAGIGKRQLAEAGIGRAIGVRETDDLIRQTGEFIDLVESLISARQDRSG
- a CDS encoding DUF3488 and transglutaminase-like domain-containing protein, with product MTLLSDPPVPPAVAGPPGPPAAPAGVVPAAGPPRQVRAPIDDRVSLVPSLLAVLALLAGSAALSSVLEKPTWVLPIVEVVGIVWLLGVGCRLLRSPAPITVLVQFAGFLVVLTSLFTSSGIGGLIPTAAAFRDAGDLLRDAWAQILATVPPAPTTPALTFLAALALGTTALIVDFLVAEAKAPALVALPLLCLYSVPASISTQSLPWWTFVAPALLYAALLASTGSLLTRRLGRASVGLVVSGVLVAGVGAGAGVFGGDSVTAVGTEGHLPRNGVSGGQIGLSPFTSLRGDLKRGEPVELLLVRDQPVDDYLRVVALQVWRSGQDAGFSFGALTDDGDPLSGISATTPGGAPVEVTVESLRWADKWLPMFAGTQAIQGLGPDWQYDRSLSTVYREQEQNPKSYRLLTSFEMPTAADLRTDTVTPTAELLDTTGIPDSVRNTAANVVAGQQTPFAKADALLKYFTNPANGFTYSLQVPPGSSGNQLADFLENKQGYCEQYASAMAAMLRTVGIPSRVAVGFTQGELKNDGTRVITTNDAHAWVEVRFDEHGWVRFDPTPLTGGTGRENGFTEGGTGSGDGTGDTSSASETVGPSTETSVDTTGRGDQQPGLNPDDGGTDSSSTTAAQVAEPATPTGLAAVPRWVWWGLGLVALLVVLAMVPGLVRGQRRRNRVQVASSGGPGAATAAWAEIEDLMLDHRVALIPTESTRTTANRVAKVGGLNQAGRTQLRSLVIAAEQQWYADGHSSVAVAAPPQEDLAPAIQAVRAGLTQAIPLRAAERWLPRSLRPRV
- a CDS encoding GNAT family N-acetyltransferase, whose protein sequence is MSHHSDSHARTVSANQGLSLCPVDAEGFLALVDEFIGIYSAAMGYPAEQASARRQLWEQHALRAGFSCVAVFDRCGHPVAFAYGYSGRRGQWWNTEVARGVRGTPAEAWLADYAELTELHVRPDHQGQGLGERTLRAFLASRTEPQVLLSTPEGDNRAWRLYRRLGFQDVLRSYRFTGDGRPFGILGLVLPV
- a CDS encoding DUF3040 domain-containing protein — encoded protein: MPLSEHEQHMFDQIERALYDDDPKFATSVDVTRIRRRRPIAAAAVFVVGLVCLVVGVITTQSVLTLGVIVSVIGFLAMVAGAGLFVFGIPGRGKNATVTPAKPKPAGTVSSKLEERLRRRFDEQE
- the dinB gene encoding DNA polymerase IV, which produces MDDSACTILHVDMDAFFALVELRRHPELRGRPMMVAGTGPRSVVLSATYAARATGVRSGIPTGRARALCPGIVVVPPEHGLYSEVSDQVMSMFRDVTPLVEPLSVDEAFLDVSGAGRGQGRPVQIAIRLRQRIADELGLVATVGAAATKFVAKLSSGLAKPDGLLVVPPGEVEQLLRPLPVRALWGVGPAQEKALLALGLTTVGDIAATSRSWLVKQIGQAAGSKLHDLANGIDGRSVTTDVAEASIGAETTFAVDTADRRILDRELLALADRTARRARAGGVRGRTVALKVRYDDFSTVFRSVTLAEPLDLSRDIHAAVVGLLDTLGATRPVRLVGVRLEGLVLPGEASAQLAFDVDPMASLIDADWRRAETTVDEVAARFGSAAIRPASLLAVSAPRHDRTRAPRVMPGESPDGQIRHNGLAE
- the mnhG gene encoding monovalent cation/H(+) antiporter subunit G — its product is MMTVDLLSAIALIAGALLSALAGIAVLRFPDTESRVHAATKPQVLGIMLLMLGVGLRLGTWAVIGQLVLIVVLQLFTAPVSAHLVVREAYRDTVRHTGEPDRTTEPVEDDPRS